The Sulfurospirillum tamanense sequence ACCTGGACATCCTCTCGCTTCGGTGGCTTAAAACCTTTCTCAAAACCTTTGATGGTGAAGTGTTGCTCATCACCCACGACCGCGACTTCATGGACAGTGTGACCACGCACACTATGGGCATCGTGCGGCGCAATCTGTTTCAGATTCAAGGCAATTCTCACAAGTTTTACGCCCAACTAGCCTCCAACGATGAACTCTACGAAAAAGAGCGCCAAGGACAAGAGAAAAAACGCAAAGAGTTGGAGGAGTTTATCGCCCGAAACAAAGCGCGCGCTTCGACCGCAGCCTTAGCTCAGTCAAAGGTAAAATTGCTTGAAAAAATGGACGTGATGGAAGAGCTTGAGAGTGAAAGCAAGCTCCGGTTTGATTTTAACTACCAAGAAACCCCCGCCAAAATCATCACAGAAGCCAAGGATTTAAGCTTTGGGTACACGCCAGACAACCTGCTGTTTGAAAAGATTTCCTTTTCCTTAGCCAAGGGCGAATGCCTCGGCATCATCGGCAAAAACGGCAAGGGAAAATCCACCCTTCTTAACGTTCTAGCAGGCGAATTGAAGCAAAACACAGGGGCGATTACTTCGCATCCTGCGACCGTGATGGGTCACTTTGGACAGACAAATATCAACCGCCTCAATGCTGAAAATACCATCATCGATGAGATTTACGTGGGCAACCCCAAGCTCGCGTTTTCCTCAGTGCGCGCCATTTGCGGCGGGATGATGTTTAGCGGGGATGACGCGAAAAAGAAAGTCTCACTCTTAAGCGGTGGTGAAAAAAGCCGCGTCATGCTCGGGCAGATTTTGGCGCGCAACGTAAATCTACTCTTTTTGGATGAGCCTACCAACCACCTTGACATGGAGTCCATCGAAGCCCTCACGGAAGCCATGGAGCGGTTTGAAGGTTCCATTGTGCTTGTCACCCACTCCGAAGAGCTGTTGCGCCGCGTGGCGGACAGGCTCATCGTCTTTACC is a genomic window containing:
- a CDS encoding ABC-F family ATP-binding cassette domain-containing protein; this encodes MIQLTNVTKRFATRELFSNVNFQLGPKQRVGLVGRNGSGKSTLFKMILGEEALDGGEIGIPKNYKIGALRQHLHFSEKTIVDEVALALSEDEKYEIYRVEKMLFGLGFTGEDLEKSPSAFSGGYQIRLNLAKLLIAQPNLLLLDEPTNYLDILSLRWLKTFLKTFDGEVLLITHDRDFMDSVTTHTMGIVRRNLFQIQGNSHKFYAQLASNDELYEKERQGQEKKRKELEEFIARNKARASTAALAQSKVKLLEKMDVMEELESESKLRFDFNYQETPAKIITEAKDLSFGYTPDNLLFEKISFSLAKGECLGIIGKNGKGKSTLLNVLAGELKQNTGAITSHPATVMGHFGQTNINRLNAENTIIDEIYVGNPKLAFSSVRAICGGMMFSGDDAKKKVSLLSGGEKSRVMLGQILARNVNLLFLDEPTNHLDMESIEALTEAMERFEGSIVLVTHSEELLRRVADRLIVFTSKGAEYFEDGYDAFLEKIGWEEEAGEAKPKKVPKFDKYQLKKLRTTIIKERSAKANPLRTQVETLEADIMTREEKLKTLTQELATASSTGDSVRIRELSKQVSHEELAVESAFAKLETAQTKLDALMAEFEAKLAELE